AGGTGGCGGCACACGCTCAGCAACAGGTGCACgatccgcggcgcgtccgtgcggcgccgcagcgtgtcgagcgccgcgtcctggGCGAGAAAGTGCAACAccaccgcgacgcccggGAGGTGGTgtgcgtcgaggagcggcggcgcgctgcgtgggcgtggcgcctggcgcgcggtGCCGAGGCACCGGCTGAGGAATGGTTCGTCGCGGTCCGCGAGTAGGTCCGtgtacgcgtcgctcgacttGGCCGCGGGCTGTACGCCAcacaggcgctcgagcgtcgcccAGGTGCCATacaccggcgcgcgccctgcgccacAGAGCTCGGCCCagcgcgcaaggagcgtgctcgaggtggggcgcggcagcgacgcgaggagcgcctcgagcacgcgtcgcgtcAGTGCACAAGCCGGGCGGACACACAGCCCGTTGTTTTGGAGCAAGatcgcggcggtgccgTGGCCGGGCGGCCCGcagtgcagcgcgtcgccgtcgccgcgcacgagcagcgcgtcgggctCCTCTCCTACGATACACACTGCTGTGACGTGGTCCGCGACAAGGACGGCATCCccctcgctcggcgcgcgcacgctcacgCGGTCGCTCATCGAGACGACACGCGCAaatgcgcggcgcgctgctgcgacGGTCATGTACACGTactgctcgccgcgcaccgtgagcgtcgtgcacgcGACGCCCTGCTGGAGCTCCGGCACGCGGATCTCTTCGAGaagcgcggccgcggcgtgcgcgtgtgCAAAGCCCTCAAACAGCGGCGTATCCGCCTCGGTatcgtgctcggcggcggcgagcgacgacttgcgctggcgcagcgagcggtgctgcagcgacggccgccgctcgtctTCGAGCACCGACGCAAGCTCGGGCTGtgcgtgctcgagctcggcaagcaaGTGCATgtcggacgcgtcgcgcaccgagctgcggcggccgccgcggcgcagtgcgctcgagcgacgcgacttgcgtgggcgcggcggcggtgcggcgtATGCGTCGTGCGCCATCGGCTCGCGAGCCGTTGCGTATGCGTAGATGCGtatcgcgccgcggcgtgcggtaATAagaagcggcgcgccgctccggGCCGCATACACGATCTGCTCGTCCGGCGTGAGaaagcgctcggcggcgccgtggaGTGTCGGCGTTTCGATCCCCGAGATTGCCGGGACGTGGATCATCTTGGCGAGGTCGTCaaagacgctgcgcaggtAGAATGCCATCGGGAGGCCTTCGCCCCCCGCCCTATCTTctggctcgcgctcgcgcacgagcagcacgccgagtGCGAGGGggtgcacggccgcgaggcggaaCGGCAGCGGCTGGACGTACTCCTCTCCGAGGCGTGGAAAGTAAAACACGGCGGTGCGTTCGAGCATCACGCAGATCGCACGCTccgccccgccgccgccccgctcgaggagggcgGTAGACGCCGCACGGACCGGCTCCGCGTACGAAAACGactggacgaggcgcgcgccgcgctgccatgcgacgcgcgtgccTGCCCAGTGCAGCGAGCCGTACTCGTGATCCTCATATGCGCCGCTTGTCgggcgcctgctcgcgccagcgtgcgccatggcccgcaggcgcgccagcTGCCCCTGCTCCGCCATGAAGCAACACAGAGAGACGCGTCCACGTGACGACTTTCatggcacgccgcggcacgccgcgtgcaaaagggcggccgcccggcgggacgcggcggcagcgcggcgcggcgagcgatCCCGAGGAAGACGATGCGCGGCTCaccgcgcagctgcgcgagatggGCCTGTACGCGGCGGACACGATGGGCGACGGCAACTGTTTATTTCGGTGCGTACTTCcttctcacgcagcgcgctctcGGACCAGCTGTACGGCGACCCCAACCACCACGCCCggctgcgcaaagaggtACGCTTAGAGGCTCATCAGACGTGtgaccagctcgaggcacACCCCGACAAGTACGCGGCGTTTGTCGAGACGGAAAAGCCGTTTGACGCGTACGtcaaggcgatgcgcgagtcTGGCACGTACGGCGGccacctcgagctcgcggcgtttgcgcagctgcagcagaaACCGATCCGGATCGTGCAGCCCGGCCTCGTGTACGTCGTCGCGtgcgacgacgagggcgcgcggcgcgcagcgcgcgtgcacgccgcgagcggcggcggcaggccgcgctcgacgcgtacgATGCAtcgcacgcctcggcgccggccggcgcggcgctgagcgagcgcgagctgcggcgcacgcgccgcgcgcagcaccgcgagcagcaaaagggcgtcgcggcgcctACCGATACCCTGCTCGAGACCGTCGGGCCACTGCACATTGCCTACCACAACTGGGAGCACTATTCGTCACTACGGTCGCTGTGCGGGCCGCACAAGGgcctgccgcgcatcgagaATCCCCAAAACCAGGAGCAgcacgaggacgaggagctggtcatgcgcagcgcaccgggacactcgctcgcgaccgtcCGCCGCTTGCTCGCGGACTATGGCGACTGGGAGAtggtcgtcgaggagctcattgagcgcgatgcggccgagggcagcgcggcgtcctcCCCGAGCTCTGCCGAGACGACATCGAGCGacggcaccggcacgcagctcgctaATACCACCCAGTCGCTCCATCTCGGCAAGAacaggccgcggcgcagcgcgcgccacgccaaCAGCGACCACagcgacacgccgccgctgcgcgagctcgcgatTTAATAGCTTACTAAGcaacgcgtcgcgctccatGCTACGGGCAGCGCACTGGCTGCCTGGGGCGGTACGTGCGttccgcacgcgcgccacggcgcgtgcggcgcagcgcgagtaCGATAGAGAGATGCGGCATGTGTATCAGCCGCCGGACGTGCTCCTGCAGGGTGTGCACCCGGAAAAGAAACGCGCGCGGGGGAAACGGACCAAGCTGCGGACCGTATCCGATGCCGTGGACCGCGCAGGGAGCGTGTGGGTGGGCGTAGAGAAGGCCGCAGAGGACGaggtggacgaggcgcgtgtgGACGAGCCgttcctcgccgacgaggccggcgcgccgagtgcaccgcccgacgcgctcgccgacgcgtgGGCCGACACGTTTGTCGAGGGTGACGCGGACGTCGACTATGGCGAGCAGAGTGCGGGCGGAGAGGAGCCCGCAACGCAGCGCACAGGGCACGACGAGGTggatgcggccgcgccgagggagcgcgccgtgccggtCGCGCCAAACGATACCCAGCCGTACGCCAAAAGCGCAGACgcacgcgaggcgcgcgaggcacaGCGGCGTGTGCACGCAAGCGACACTTCCGACGCACCCACACACAGCACGGCCGCACTCGATACACACGCGCACATCGACGCCTtggcgtcgctcgacgcgccgctcgacgatgTCCCTTTTTCTGTGCACGACGTCGCGGATATCcctgccgcgccgggcgccgactgggacgcgcacgccgccgagccgcctgccgcgctgctcgacgcgctcgccgacacGAGCGAGCCGGACTGGGCCGATACCATCCcggacgaggtgcttgcgctgttcctcgccgaggcgcgcggcgacctcggcgcgccgagtgcggcgctcgaagcatcggtcgccgcgcggcacacgcccccggccgccttggtcgctgcgccgcgcactgcgccgctgcgtggTGTGCACGACGTGTACGACTGGCGCACGATTGCCACCTCGCAGCAAACCACCCCCTCGTTCTTTCCCCGCTGGGACGCGCGGCAGTGGGTGTGGGTGCGCAAGTGGCCGACGCTGTCGCTGCTGCTACGCTCTGCGCATGCAGCTGTCCATGCGGtgcttggcgcgctgcgcacgccgagctttCACGCGGCCATGGCCAttgcagcgcggcgctaCCAAAACCACTGGCGCGCGGTTcttgcgctggagcgcgagcacgccgaggccgagctcgccgaggtgcgcaagcgcccgGTCCAGGAGCTTGTTGCACTCGGTATTGCGCTCGATGGTATGCAGGCCTACTGGCAGACAGAGCGGCACTatgggcgccgcgtcggcgtgtTCAAGCTGCCAGGCTCAAagcgcctgccgcggcACAAGCTCATGCCGGGGTCGGTCGTGACGATGCACccggtcgacgcgcagccGGGCTGGTACAAGCCCAAGGCGGACCAGCAGAGCCAGGCGCTCTCGATGCTCGACCGGCTtgtcgcgccgctgccgaccaAGACGGACCCCCATGCGATTCCCGTGATTAgcggcgagctggtcgacgggaacgcgacgcgcgtgcgcatccgcttcagcgaggcgtacgagcacgtcgacctcgccgcgtACGACTGGCGCCTGGACCGCGGCGAGAACGACGTGGTGAACGAACGCACGGAAaaggcgctcgatgcgctcatGTACGACCCCGacgacgtggcgcgcgcaagcacgtcgcggcggatGTATGCGCtgtccggcacgccgctgcgtgatgtgctgctgccgctcccgccgccgctgcggcagACGCCTGCCGAAGGGCTCTTTtcgcgcgacacgcgcatCCGCTCGTGGTACGAGCGGCACAgcctgccgcgcccgcTTGCAATGGATGGCGACCCCGACCTCGGCCTGAATGCGAGCCAGACGCGCGCCGTTGCCATGATGCTTAAAGAGCCGCTGAGCCTCGTGCAAGGGCcgcccggcaccggcaaAACGCGCACGCTGGTCAAGGCCGTGTCGCTGCTGAAGCAGCACTTTCAAGTGCCGCACCCCATCCTCCTGGCGGCGCACACAAACGTCGCGGTGGACAATTTGGCCGCGGGATGCCGCAAGCACGGCCTCAAGATCGTGCGTGCGggctcctcggccgccgtACATCCGTCGCTGGccgacgagacgctcgaggcgcacacCGCCAAGCACCCCAAGTACGCCCAGCTCATGGACGAGCAGGCGGAGCTCAAGCggctgcagctcgagcgtgccgcgctcgacgcggagctggccgagcgccggcgcacgcacgcggccACCGGCACGAGCGACCCCCGCATGGGCGTTttgcgcacggccctcGGCAACCTCCGCCGCAAGATTGGGCGGGTGGTCGCCAAGAGCCatgtgctgcgcagcgagatCACCGCGAGTGTCTTGCACGATGCCGACGTCGTGTGTGCCACAGCGATCAGCGCCGGATCGCGGCAGCTCGACATGATTGACTTTCCGATCGTGTTTGTTGACGAAGGCTCGATGGCGACCGAGCCCATCGCGCTGATTCCCCTGATGAAGGGGTGTGCACAGCTCGCACTGATCGGCGACCACAAGCAGCTGCCGCCGGTCCTGCGCAGCATGGATGcgaagcgcggcggcctgtCGACGTCGCTCTTTGAGCGCCTGATGCACCAAGGCACGCCGGaggccgcgacgcccgacgcgcagcgccgcccccGCATTCCGTCGGTGCTGCTGGACGAGCAGTTCCGTATGCATCccacgctcgccgcgttCCCCAACGCGGCGTTTtacagcggcgcgctgcgcgacgcaccgagcacctcggcccgtacgccgctcgcgagtgcgtacgcggcgacgcgccctgACGGCACACCGAGC
The Malassezia japonica chromosome 2, complete sequence genome window above contains:
- a CDS encoding uncharacterized protein (EggNog:ENOG503NUE6; COG:A); this translates as MLRAAHWLPGAVRAFRTRATARAAQREYDREMRHVYQPPDVLLQGVHPEKKRARGKRTKLRTVSDAVDRAGSVWVGVEKAAEDEVDEARVDEPFLADEAGAPSAPPDALADAWADTFVEGDADVDYGEQSAGGEEPATQRTGHDEVDAAAPRERAVPVAPNDTQPYAKSADAREAREAQRRVHASDTSDAPTHSTAALDTHAHIDALASLDAPLDDVPFSVHDVADIPAAPGADWDAHAAEPPAALLDALADTSEPDWADTIPDEVLALFLAEARGDLGAPSAALEASVAARHTPPAALVAAPRTAPLRGVHDVYDWRTIATSQQTTPSFFPRWDARQWVWVRKWPTLSLLLRSAHAAVHAVLGALRTPSFHAAMAIAARRYQNHWRAVLALEREHAEAELAEVRKRPVQELVALGIALDGMQAYWQTERHYGRRVGVFKLPGSKRLPRHKLMPGSVVTMHPVDAQPGWYKPKADQQSQALSMLDRLVAPLPTKTDPHAIPVISGELVDGNATRVRIRFSEAYEHVDLAAYDWRLDRGENDVVNERTEKALDALMYDPDDVARASTSRRMYALSGTPLRDVLLPLPPPLRQTPAEGLFSRDTRIRSWYERHSLPRPLAMDGDPDLGLNASQTRAVAMMLKEPLSLVQGPPGTGKTRTLVKAVSLLKQHFQVPHPILLAAHTNVAVDNLAAGCRKHGLKIVRAGSSAAVHPSLADETLEAHTAKHPKYAQLMDEQAELKRLQLERAALDAELAERRRTHAATGTSDPRMGVLRTALGNLRRKIGRVVAKSHVLRSEITASVLHDADVVCATAISAGSRQLDMIDFPIVFVDEGSMATEPIALIPLMKGCAQLALIGDHKQLPPVLRSMDAKRGGLSTSLFERLMHQGTPEAATPDAQRRPRIPSVLLDEQFRMHPTLAAFPNAAFYSGALRDAPSTSARTPLASAYAATRPDGTPSPVTLVAHGPVAASTASAGGVLSSVSPYNVPQADLALALLCDLLVRNPTLRGDEIGIVTPYEAQVRLLQRMLAAGAPAHAVLPGEESLPHLSEHAVHTLAAADPQRAAELAAIEVHTVDGFEGREKPVMLFSTVKSGGGALRGTAALHAALASPSWASVAPLADLPTQRGGYVGFLADTRRLNVALTRAQCQLFLLGNLDTLLSARLGSSGEQAVEHSDVHAIRKYARWLLAQDYVLDVDVIHERLLEEAVDSIQL
- a CDS encoding ubiquitinyl hydrolase 1 (MEROPS:MER0122467; EggNog:ENOG503P1DA; COG:O; COG:T) encodes the protein MARRGTPRAKGRPPGGTRRQRGAASDPEEDDARLTAQLREMGLYAADTMGDGNCLFRALSDQLYGDPNHHARLRKEVRLEAHQTCDQLEAHPDKYAAFVETEKPFDAYVKAMRESGTYGGHLELAAFAQLQQKPIRIVQPGLVARARRERRRQAALDAYDASHASAPAGAALSERELRRTRRAQHREQQKGVAAPTDTLLETVGPLHIAYHNWEHYSSLRSLCGPHKGLPRIENPQNQEQHEDEELVMRSAPGHSLATVRRLLADYGDWEMVVEELIERDAAEGSAASSPSSAETTSSDGTGTQLANTTQSLHLGKNRPRRSARHANSDHSDTPPLRELAI